The proteins below are encoded in one region of Syntrophotalea carbinolica DSM 2380:
- a CDS encoding IS481-like element ISPca3 family transposase, protein MTIRLHANATTTPKIRRYIQESEKSHKALAKELGISIDTVRRWRKRDDVHDRSHTAHRLNTTMTEAQEAVVIELRRSLLLSLDDLLVVTREFVNADVSRAGLDRCLRRHGVSRLADLIPKEETANNKPKTFKNYDPGFVHVDIKYLPQMPDETSRRYLFVGIDRATRWVYLEVCKSKSAQAAKGFLNRLVAKAPFVIKKLLTDNDKAFTDRFSTAGERKPTGNHVFDKTCVQHGIEHRLIPPRHPQTNGMVERFNGRISEVLATTRFDSAENLEQTLLRYGYLYNQHIPQRALGHKAPIQALKDWQKKKPKLFRKQVRNHAGPDM, encoded by the coding sequence ATGACGATACGGTTACACGCTAATGCCACAACGACCCCGAAAATCCGACGATATATCCAAGAGTCGGAAAAATCGCACAAGGCTTTAGCTAAAGAACTGGGCATATCCATTGACACGGTACGTCGCTGGCGCAAACGTGACGATGTTCACGATCGGTCTCATACGGCACACCGACTGAATACAACGATGACCGAAGCCCAGGAAGCCGTTGTCATCGAGTTGCGTCGCTCTTTGTTGTTGTCTCTCGATGATCTCCTGGTCGTCACTCGGGAATTTGTCAATGCTGACGTCTCTCGTGCGGGACTTGACCGTTGTTTGCGACGACATGGGGTATCCCGATTGGCGGACCTGATCCCGAAAGAGGAAACGGCCAACAACAAGCCCAAAACATTTAAAAACTACGATCCGGGGTTCGTTCATGTCGATATCAAATATTTGCCACAGATGCCGGACGAAACCTCTCGGCGTTACCTGTTTGTAGGCATCGACCGTGCTACCCGCTGGGTTTACCTGGAAGTGTGCAAGAGCAAATCCGCCCAAGCCGCAAAGGGCTTTTTGAATCGCCTGGTAGCCAAAGCGCCATTTGTGATCAAAAAATTGCTCACCGACAACGACAAGGCATTCACGGATCGATTTTCCACTGCTGGAGAGAGAAAGCCAACAGGGAATCATGTATTCGACAAAACCTGCGTTCAGCATGGTATTGAACATCGGCTTATTCCTCCACGCCACCCTCAGACCAACGGGATGGTTGAGCGATTCAACGGTCGCATCAGCGAGGTTTTGGCAACAACCCGGTTCGATTCCGCCGAAAATTTGGAGCAGACATTGTTACGTTATGGTTATCTATACAACCAGCATATTCCTCAGCGAGCGTTGGGGCATAAAGCTCCCATACAAGCGCTGAAGGATTGGCAAAAAAAGAAACCAAAACTTTTCCGTAAACAGGTCAGGAATCATGCGGGACCTGACATGTAA
- a CDS encoding NAD(P)/FAD-dependent oxidoreductase: MDQKIYDVAVVGGGPAGTMAAIGLAKRGIDVCILDKAEHPRYKVCGGGLLHRAAERLPISPEPFTEVACRNVELNFGGRQEGFVVRRDFPVVRMVMRADLDAALWEEAGRCGAHCLSGPKVCDLETSSDSVLLKTDRGEVRARFVVGADGVNSVVARRGGWSPSPLAIAALECELAVDDGTYGRFCDAARFDIDHPRRGYSWIFPKKNHLSVGLCSMVRPVSGKGLRADFHAYLKNQGIVPKEPGEIHAALIPVFPRLGQLADKGILLTGDAAGLADPLTAEGLTAALESGRLAAGAIAEGEMKREKVQAIYRQKLAEGLLADIEVSRKLAVLLYHHPHLRNLIFRFYGQAFVEKMTDIMTGKRNFRSVNLSPSSFLKLAKFWR, encoded by the coding sequence ATGGATCAAAAAATTTACGACGTTGCCGTTGTCGGCGGAGGTCCCGCCGGGACCATGGCGGCGATCGGGCTGGCCAAGCGCGGCATCGATGTCTGCATCCTCGACAAGGCCGAACACCCGCGCTACAAGGTCTGCGGCGGAGGCCTTCTCCACCGCGCCGCGGAACGACTCCCCATCTCTCCGGAGCCTTTCACCGAGGTTGCGTGCCGTAATGTCGAGCTTAATTTTGGGGGCAGGCAGGAAGGCTTCGTTGTGCGCAGGGATTTTCCGGTGGTGAGAATGGTCATGCGGGCCGACCTCGATGCCGCCCTCTGGGAGGAAGCGGGCCGTTGCGGTGCCCACTGCCTGTCCGGACCCAAGGTCTGCGACCTCGAAACCTCCTCCGATTCGGTTCTTCTGAAGACCGACCGCGGAGAGGTCAGGGCGCGATTCGTGGTGGGGGCTGACGGCGTCAATAGCGTCGTGGCGCGCAGGGGAGGTTGGTCTCCCTCACCCCTTGCGATTGCGGCGCTCGAGTGCGAACTTGCCGTCGATGACGGAACCTACGGGCGTTTTTGCGATGCGGCCCGCTTCGACATCGATCATCCCCGGAGGGGCTACTCCTGGATCTTCCCGAAGAAAAATCATCTTTCGGTCGGCCTCTGCAGCATGGTTCGTCCGGTCTCGGGGAAGGGGCTGCGGGCAGATTTTCACGCTTACCTGAAAAATCAGGGCATCGTCCCAAAGGAACCGGGGGAAATCCACGCCGCACTGATCCCGGTTTTCCCCCGTCTTGGGCAGCTCGCAGACAAAGGGATCCTCTTGACAGGGGATGCCGCGGGACTGGCCGACCCTCTCACCGCCGAGGGGCTGACCGCAGCCCTCGAGAGTGGACGGCTCGCTGCCGGAGCGATCGCGGAGGGTGAGATGAAGCGGGAGAAGGTCCAGGCGATTTACCGGCAGAAGCTCGCCGAAGGGTTGCTGGCCGACATCGAGGTTTCCCGCAAGCTGGCCGTACTGCTTTATCACCACCCGCACCTGCGGAACCTGATCTTCCGTTTTTACGGCCAGGCTTTCGTGGAAAAAATGACCGACATTATGACCGGCAAGCGGAACTTCCGGAGCGTCAATCTGTCGCCGTCTTCCTTTCTGAAACTTGCGAAGTTCTGGAGATAA
- a CDS encoding prephenate dehydratase gives MKSMNKILTLGPQGTFSDAATSKYTDTLGGSWQVVYFPSIGSALKAIGKTCEIGVLPIENFSEGFIPLVLDQLVSAELRIIGEIMLPVHFCLVSMTNELSKINQLFVQFVAKGQCSEFIESLGKIEIVTTESNIESLDLARNTADKSAAIVPLGSFRPNDFPLVVENINDFKKNQTRFLALSNNTRASEQIGGEEYKTSIVVLDDKDRPGLLSEILNSFSKRTINLVLPQSELEYQPC, from the coding sequence ATGAAAAGTATGAACAAAATCTTAACATTGGGTCCTCAAGGGACCTTTTCTGATGCAGCAACCTCGAAGTATACCGATACCTTAGGAGGGTCATGGCAGGTGGTGTATTTCCCCTCAATAGGAAGTGCATTAAAGGCAATTGGAAAAACATGTGAGATTGGTGTCCTTCCAATCGAAAACTTTTCAGAAGGTTTTATCCCATTGGTGCTTGATCAGCTAGTTAGTGCTGAACTGAGAATCATTGGCGAAATTATGCTGCCGGTTCATTTCTGCCTCGTAAGCATGACCAATGAACTGTCGAAGATCAATCAGCTGTTTGTCCAATTTGTTGCAAAAGGGCAGTGCAGTGAGTTTATTGAATCTCTAGGTAAGATCGAAATTGTTACAACTGAGAGCAATATAGAATCATTAGATCTTGCCCGAAATACGGCTGACAAGAGTGCTGCTATCGTGCCGTTAGGCTCCTTTAGACCAAACGATTTTCCGTTAGTGGTTGAAAACATAAATGATTTCAAGAAGAATCAAACTCGATTCCTCGCATTATCGAACAACACGAGGGCATCAGAACAGATTGGGGGCGAGGAATACAAAACCAGCATTGTGGTATTGGACGACAAAGACCGTCCCGGCTTACTTAGTGAGATATTGAACTCATTTTCCAAGAGGACAATCAATCTTGTTTTGCCTCAGTCGGAATTGGAATATCAGCCCTGTTGA
- a CDS encoding integron integrase, which yields MKNKQKFHPNPELKLMDQVREVLRYHHYAYRTEQNYCQWIVRFIRFFDAKIHPKDMGKGEIESFLSHLATEGNVSAATQRQALNAIIFLYKRVLDQPVDEILEHIRAKRKRRPPIVLSQGEVQKVLNQMTGTHLLMTQLLYGGGLRLMECIRLRIQGLDFERNLIYLRDGKGGKDRTTIFPASMKRALQKHVEKVKQLHEQDLADGYGTVFLPHALAKKYPKAPQEFGWQYLFPARGRSTDPRSGKIRRHHVLESGLQKAVKVAVNRAGIHKRVGCHTFRHSFATHLLENGVNIRVVQELMGHADVKTTEIYTHVMAKDINAVASPLDSLEKP from the coding sequence ATGAAAAACAAGCAAAAGTTCCATCCAAATCCTGAACTGAAACTCATGGACCAGGTCCGTGAGGTGCTGCGATATCACCACTATGCCTACCGAACTGAACAGAATTATTGCCAGTGGATCGTTCGCTTCATCAGGTTTTTCGATGCGAAGATCCATCCCAAGGATATGGGCAAAGGGGAAATCGAATCCTTTTTGAGTCATTTGGCAACCGAGGGAAATGTATCCGCCGCAACGCAGCGACAGGCATTAAATGCCATTATATTTCTTTACAAGAGGGTACTTGATCAACCGGTTGACGAAATACTTGAACACATTAGAGCCAAAAGGAAACGGCGACCACCGATCGTTTTAAGCCAGGGGGAGGTCCAAAAGGTACTCAATCAAATGACGGGCACACATTTGCTGATGACCCAACTGTTATATGGCGGGGGATTGCGATTAATGGAATGCATACGATTACGCATTCAGGGTCTCGATTTTGAAAGGAACCTTATCTATCTTCGCGATGGCAAGGGCGGAAAGGATCGCACAACCATTTTTCCCGCCTCCATGAAAAGAGCATTGCAAAAACACGTCGAGAAGGTCAAACAGCTGCATGAACAGGACCTGGCTGATGGTTACGGTACAGTTTTTCTCCCCCATGCCCTGGCAAAAAAATACCCTAAAGCACCACAGGAGTTTGGCTGGCAATATCTCTTCCCGGCCAGAGGGCGTAGCACCGATCCACGCTCCGGCAAGATTCGCCGCCATCATGTCCTTGAGTCCGGCTTGCAAAAGGCGGTAAAGGTTGCGGTAAACCGTGCCGGAATCCATAAAAGAGTCGGCTGTCATACCTTTCGCCATTCGTTCGCGACCCACTTGCTGGAAAACGGTGTGAATATCCGCGTGGTGCAGGAACTGATGGGGCATGCCGACGTCAAAACCACTGAGATTTACACCCATGTCATGGCCAAGGATATCAATGCGGTGGCCAGCCCTCTGGATTCCCTTGAAAAACCGTAA